A section of the Triplophysa dalaica isolate WHDGS20190420 chromosome 8, ASM1584641v1, whole genome shotgun sequence genome encodes:
- the plcl1 gene encoding inactive phospholipase C-like protein 1 isoform X1 — protein MSDSNEDGVCGDGAPDFIPPRALRSGRRSGVMPLVERDESAILESVKAAPRRSSIIKDPSVAKISGSRKKTVSFSSMPSEKKVSSAADCLAFMQGGCELKKVRPNLRIYSRFYTLDTEQACLRWEPSKKDSDRAKLDISAIREVRTGKSTETFLHNGPSDHLAAEAAFSIIHGEEYQSLDLVALSADVANIWVTGLRYLLSHPGSIGGGSGGEGSVGSNMRQNWLAVEFALVDENGHGIVSEDTAVATICKLCPGIKEAKVRLRFKEIQRSKEKLTSHVTLEEFQEAFCELCTRPDVYFLLVQLSKDRECLDAQDLRLFLETEQGLSLATTEGCLDLLRRFEPSAAGRERGLLGLDGFTRYLQSAECQLLDPEHQQVCQDMKMPLSHYYISASYRSYLLDDQVHGRADLGGLIRALQTGSRCLELGVTDGPEGEPLLGVDHGPDGKHHHHHHHHHHHGSVTLRSALEVVNKYAFLTSQYPLLLYLCQRCSPSQQRTIAQHFKKVFGQKLYTSESLSVSLGGRPTTLPSPEQLKGRVLLVGKKLPQEEEEEEGEVSEEDEEIGGGGPLAGRRMTIPGEEELGVVLVVPPPPQPRRLRLRRELSDMVAIARTGSRTFYAHRASAQTSQQHSPPSTPSTPGTPLTLDPHNWTMCSLGEGEAGRLASESPEELVSFTKRNLTRVRPSSVRLDSSNPNPQGYWKGGVQLVALNQQTPGAMLDLTRGRFMQNGRCGYVLRPAVMREEVSYFSAQSQGCVPGVPPQTLRVKVISAHSLPKPQGSGAKGEVIDPYVVLELHGVPADCAEQRTRTAAQNQDDPLFDETFEFQVNMPELALLRFVVLDDDYIGDDFIGQYTIAFDCLQPGYRNVPLLGLAGDPLPHASLFVHVAVTNRRGGGKAQRRGLSVRRGVRRGREYVTLRNTGIKVLDDAFRPAGGPLREATDLREDALCSTVAFKEQCGLPPVATIKQCIQSLATRLQSPDGPPGATLALKEGYPYLEPLGNLTDATRKLLNGYDTMISANKQLIENADGVQERIAQVQKEGMVFHEDLPRLGEKENLKGRKQSKAVESFIWNITVLKGQCDLLRSAKIDALDTLRQLALACEACGLTSTSDGQYTSHGLSTRRGSSHGNGRI, from the exons gaCCCTTCGGTGGCTAAGATCAGCGGCAGTCGGAAGAAAACCGTCTCCTTCAGCAGTATGCCATCAGAAAAGAAGGTGAGCAGCGCTGCCGATTGCCTTGCCTTCATGCAGGGCGGCTGCGAGCTGAAGAAGGTACGACCCAATTTGCGCATCTACTCCCGATTCTACACCCTGGACACTGAACAGGCCTGCCTTCGCTGGGAGCCCTCAAAGAAAGACAGTGACCGAGCCAAACTTGACATCTCTGCCATCCGCGAGGTACGCACTGGAAAGAGCACAGAAACCTTCCTCCATAATGGCCCATCAGATCATCTGGCCGCGGAAGCAGCCTTCTCCATCATTCACGGTGAAGAGTATCAGTCCCTTGACCTGGTTGCTCTCTCTGCAGACGTAGCCAACATCTGGGTAACTGGCTTGCGATACCTGTTGTCCCACCCTGGTTCCATTGGTGGGGGGAGTGGAGGTGAGGGTAGTGTTGGGAGCAATATGCGTCAAAACTGGTTGGCGGTAGAGTTTGCATTGGTTGATGAAAATGGACATGGAATTGTGTCTGAGGACACAGCAGTTGCCACTATCTGCAAACTCTGCCCTGGAATTAAGGAAGCAAAG GTGCGTTTGCGCTTTAAGGAGATTCAGAGGAGCAAAGAGAAACTAACATCTCACGTTACGCTAGAGGAGTTCCAGGAGGCCTTCTGCGAGTTGTGCACACGCCCCGATGTCTATTTCCTACTAGTGCAACTCTCTAAAGACCGAGAGTGCCTTGACGCTCAGGACCTGCGTCTTTTCTTGGAAACGGAGCAGGGTCTGTCATTGGCCACCACCGAGGGCTGCTTGGATCTGCTTCGGCGGTTTGAGCCTTCCGCTGCTGGACGTGAGAGAGGTCTTCTGGGCTTGGATGGTTTCACTCGTTACTTACAGTCAGCTGAGTGTCAGTTGTTAGACCCTGAGCACCAACAAGTGTGTCAGGACATGAAGATGCCCCTATCACATTACTACATCAGTGCCTCCTACCGCTCTTACCTGCTGGACGATCAAGTGCACGGCCGGGCTGATCTTGGTGGCCTAATTCGAGCCTTGCAAACTGGATCTCGGTGTCTGGAACTCGGGGTTACTGATGGGCCAGAAGGTGAGCCACTCTTGGGAGTGGACCATGGTCCTGATGGAAAACATCAccaccatcatcaccatcatcaccatcatGGTTCTGTTACCTTGCGAAGTGCACTGGAAGTAGTGAACAAGTATGCTTTCCTCACCTCCCAGTATCCTCTGCTGCTGTATTTGTGCCAGCGTTGCTCACCTTCTCAACAGCGTACTATTGCACAACACTTTAAGAAGGTATTTGGACAGAAACTTTATACCTCTgaatctctctctgtcagtcTTGGAGGTCGTCCTACAACTTTGCCATCCCCAGAGCAGCTGAAGGGTAGGGTGCTTCTTGTTGGAAAGAAGTTACCccaagaggaggaggaggaggaaggagAGGTGTCTGAAGAGGATGAGGAAATTGGTGGTGGTGGTCCTTTGGCTGGCCGAAGAATGACTATTCCTGGGGAGGAGGAGCTTGGGGTGGTGCTCGTGGTTCCGCCACCCCCACAGCCAAGACGCCTCAGGTTACGTCGCGAATTGTCCGATATGGTTGCAATCGCGCGTACTGGAAGTCGTACCTTTTATGCTCACCGCGCAAGTGCTCAGACATCTCAGCAGCACTCACCCCCATCCACTCCCTCAACACCGGGCACACCATTGACCCTTGATCCCCACAACTGGACCATGTGCTCTCTTGGGGAAGGGGAGGCCGGCCGGCTGGCTAGCGAGAGCCCAGAAGAGTTGGTGAGCTTTACCAAACGGAACCTGACCCGTGTGAGGCCCAGCTCAGTAAGGCTTGACTCGAGCAACCCAAACCCACAAGGCTACTGGAAAGGAGGTGTGCAGCTAGTGGCACTAAACCAGCAGACACCAGGTGCCATGCTGGACCTGACACGCGGTCGGTTCATGCAAAATGGACGTTGTGGGTATGTCTTGCGTCCGGCAGTCATGCGGGAGGAGGTTTCCTACTTCAGTGCCCAGTCGCAAGGCTGTGTACCTGGTGTACCTCCACAGACACTCAGGGTAAAAGTCATCAGTGCCCATAGCCTGCCCAAACCACAGGGATCGGGTGCCAAAGGTGAGGTCATCGACCCTTATGTGGTGCTAGAGCTGCATGGTGTACCTGCAGACTGCGCTGAACAGAGAACCCGCACTGCTGCGCAGAACCAAGATGACCCGCTGTTTGATGAGACGTTTGAATTTCAG GTAAACATGCCGGAGCTAGCCTTGCTACGTTTTGTAGTTCTGGATGACGACTACATAGGTGATGACTTCATTGGCCAGTACACCATTGCCTTCGATTGCCTGCAGCCTGGCTACCGCAACGTGCCCCTGTTAGGCCTCGCTGGAGACCCTTTACCCCACGCCAGCCTGTTTGTACATGTGGCTGTCACTAACCGAAGAGGTGGGGGTAAGGCTCAGAGACGGGGTCTGTCTGTCAGGAGAGGGGTACGGCGTGGACGAGAGTATGTCACACTCCGTAACACTGGAATCAAAGTTCTGGATGATGCTTTCCGCCCCGCCGGCGGACCTCTACGAGAGGCTACGGACCTGCGAGAAGATGCACTG TGTTCCACTGTGGCTTTTAAAGAGCAGTGTGGGCTCCCCCCGGTGGCCACAATAAAGCAGTGCATCCAGAGCTTAGCCACAAGGCTGCAGAGTCCAGACGGACCCCCAGGAGCCACACTGGCACTGAAGGAGGGTTACCCATACCTGGAACCCCTTGGAAACTTGACAGACGCCACACGTAAACTGCTAAATGGTTATGACACA ATGATCTCTGCCAACAAGCAGCTGATTGAAAACGCAGATGGAGTGCAGGAGAGAATCGCACAAGTGCAAAAGGAAG GCATGGTGTTTCATGAAGACCTGCCAAGGTTAGGGGAGAAGGAAAATCTAAAAGGTCGTAAAcagagtaaagctgtggaaagCTTCATTTGGAACATCACTGTGCTGAAG gGGCAGTGCGATCTCCTGCGCAGTGCTAAGATTGATGCTTTGGACACTTTGAGGCAGCTGGCGTTAGCCTGTGAGGCGTGTGGCCTGACATCGACCTCTGATGGTCAGTATACCTCCCATGGCTTGTCCACCCGACGCGGCAGTAGCCATGGCAACGGTCGCATCTGA
- the plcl1 gene encoding inactive phospholipase C-like protein 1 isoform X2, with translation MRQNWLAVEFALVDENGHGIVSEDTAVATICKLCPGIKEAKVRLRFKEIQRSKEKLTSHVTLEEFQEAFCELCTRPDVYFLLVQLSKDRECLDAQDLRLFLETEQGLSLATTEGCLDLLRRFEPSAAGRERGLLGLDGFTRYLQSAECQLLDPEHQQVCQDMKMPLSHYYISASYRSYLLDDQVHGRADLGGLIRALQTGSRCLELGVTDGPEGEPLLGVDHGPDGKHHHHHHHHHHHGSVTLRSALEVVNKYAFLTSQYPLLLYLCQRCSPSQQRTIAQHFKKVFGQKLYTSESLSVSLGGRPTTLPSPEQLKGRVLLVGKKLPQEEEEEEGEVSEEDEEIGGGGPLAGRRMTIPGEEELGVVLVVPPPPQPRRLRLRRELSDMVAIARTGSRTFYAHRASAQTSQQHSPPSTPSTPGTPLTLDPHNWTMCSLGEGEAGRLASESPEELVSFTKRNLTRVRPSSVRLDSSNPNPQGYWKGGVQLVALNQQTPGAMLDLTRGRFMQNGRCGYVLRPAVMREEVSYFSAQSQGCVPGVPPQTLRVKVISAHSLPKPQGSGAKGEVIDPYVVLELHGVPADCAEQRTRTAAQNQDDPLFDETFEFQVNMPELALLRFVVLDDDYIGDDFIGQYTIAFDCLQPGYRNVPLLGLAGDPLPHASLFVHVAVTNRRGGGKAQRRGLSVRRGVRRGREYVTLRNTGIKVLDDAFRPAGGPLREATDLREDALCSTVAFKEQCGLPPVATIKQCIQSLATRLQSPDGPPGATLALKEGYPYLEPLGNLTDATRKLLNGYDTMISANKQLIENADGVQERIAQVQKEGMVFHEDLPRLGEKENLKGRKQSKAVESFIWNITVLKGQCDLLRSAKIDALDTLRQLALACEACGLTSTSDGQYTSHGLSTRRGSSHGNGRI, from the exons ATGCGTCAAAACTGGTTGGCGGTAGAGTTTGCATTGGTTGATGAAAATGGACATGGAATTGTGTCTGAGGACACAGCAGTTGCCACTATCTGCAAACTCTGCCCTGGAATTAAGGAAGCAAAG GTGCGTTTGCGCTTTAAGGAGATTCAGAGGAGCAAAGAGAAACTAACATCTCACGTTACGCTAGAGGAGTTCCAGGAGGCCTTCTGCGAGTTGTGCACACGCCCCGATGTCTATTTCCTACTAGTGCAACTCTCTAAAGACCGAGAGTGCCTTGACGCTCAGGACCTGCGTCTTTTCTTGGAAACGGAGCAGGGTCTGTCATTGGCCACCACCGAGGGCTGCTTGGATCTGCTTCGGCGGTTTGAGCCTTCCGCTGCTGGACGTGAGAGAGGTCTTCTGGGCTTGGATGGTTTCACTCGTTACTTACAGTCAGCTGAGTGTCAGTTGTTAGACCCTGAGCACCAACAAGTGTGTCAGGACATGAAGATGCCCCTATCACATTACTACATCAGTGCCTCCTACCGCTCTTACCTGCTGGACGATCAAGTGCACGGCCGGGCTGATCTTGGTGGCCTAATTCGAGCCTTGCAAACTGGATCTCGGTGTCTGGAACTCGGGGTTACTGATGGGCCAGAAGGTGAGCCACTCTTGGGAGTGGACCATGGTCCTGATGGAAAACATCAccaccatcatcaccatcatcaccatcatGGTTCTGTTACCTTGCGAAGTGCACTGGAAGTAGTGAACAAGTATGCTTTCCTCACCTCCCAGTATCCTCTGCTGCTGTATTTGTGCCAGCGTTGCTCACCTTCTCAACAGCGTACTATTGCACAACACTTTAAGAAGGTATTTGGACAGAAACTTTATACCTCTgaatctctctctgtcagtcTTGGAGGTCGTCCTACAACTTTGCCATCCCCAGAGCAGCTGAAGGGTAGGGTGCTTCTTGTTGGAAAGAAGTTACCccaagaggaggaggaggaggaaggagAGGTGTCTGAAGAGGATGAGGAAATTGGTGGTGGTGGTCCTTTGGCTGGCCGAAGAATGACTATTCCTGGGGAGGAGGAGCTTGGGGTGGTGCTCGTGGTTCCGCCACCCCCACAGCCAAGACGCCTCAGGTTACGTCGCGAATTGTCCGATATGGTTGCAATCGCGCGTACTGGAAGTCGTACCTTTTATGCTCACCGCGCAAGTGCTCAGACATCTCAGCAGCACTCACCCCCATCCACTCCCTCAACACCGGGCACACCATTGACCCTTGATCCCCACAACTGGACCATGTGCTCTCTTGGGGAAGGGGAGGCCGGCCGGCTGGCTAGCGAGAGCCCAGAAGAGTTGGTGAGCTTTACCAAACGGAACCTGACCCGTGTGAGGCCCAGCTCAGTAAGGCTTGACTCGAGCAACCCAAACCCACAAGGCTACTGGAAAGGAGGTGTGCAGCTAGTGGCACTAAACCAGCAGACACCAGGTGCCATGCTGGACCTGACACGCGGTCGGTTCATGCAAAATGGACGTTGTGGGTATGTCTTGCGTCCGGCAGTCATGCGGGAGGAGGTTTCCTACTTCAGTGCCCAGTCGCAAGGCTGTGTACCTGGTGTACCTCCACAGACACTCAGGGTAAAAGTCATCAGTGCCCATAGCCTGCCCAAACCACAGGGATCGGGTGCCAAAGGTGAGGTCATCGACCCTTATGTGGTGCTAGAGCTGCATGGTGTACCTGCAGACTGCGCTGAACAGAGAACCCGCACTGCTGCGCAGAACCAAGATGACCCGCTGTTTGATGAGACGTTTGAATTTCAG GTAAACATGCCGGAGCTAGCCTTGCTACGTTTTGTAGTTCTGGATGACGACTACATAGGTGATGACTTCATTGGCCAGTACACCATTGCCTTCGATTGCCTGCAGCCTGGCTACCGCAACGTGCCCCTGTTAGGCCTCGCTGGAGACCCTTTACCCCACGCCAGCCTGTTTGTACATGTGGCTGTCACTAACCGAAGAGGTGGGGGTAAGGCTCAGAGACGGGGTCTGTCTGTCAGGAGAGGGGTACGGCGTGGACGAGAGTATGTCACACTCCGTAACACTGGAATCAAAGTTCTGGATGATGCTTTCCGCCCCGCCGGCGGACCTCTACGAGAGGCTACGGACCTGCGAGAAGATGCACTG TGTTCCACTGTGGCTTTTAAAGAGCAGTGTGGGCTCCCCCCGGTGGCCACAATAAAGCAGTGCATCCAGAGCTTAGCCACAAGGCTGCAGAGTCCAGACGGACCCCCAGGAGCCACACTGGCACTGAAGGAGGGTTACCCATACCTGGAACCCCTTGGAAACTTGACAGACGCCACACGTAAACTGCTAAATGGTTATGACACA ATGATCTCTGCCAACAAGCAGCTGATTGAAAACGCAGATGGAGTGCAGGAGAGAATCGCACAAGTGCAAAAGGAAG GCATGGTGTTTCATGAAGACCTGCCAAGGTTAGGGGAGAAGGAAAATCTAAAAGGTCGTAAAcagagtaaagctgtggaaagCTTCATTTGGAACATCACTGTGCTGAAG gGGCAGTGCGATCTCCTGCGCAGTGCTAAGATTGATGCTTTGGACACTTTGAGGCAGCTGGCGTTAGCCTGTGAGGCGTGTGGCCTGACATCGACCTCTGATGGTCAGTATACCTCCCATGGCTTGTCCACCCGACGCGGCAGTAGCCATGGCAACGGTCGCATCTGA